A portion of the Brevundimonas pondensis genome contains these proteins:
- a CDS encoding uracil-DNA glycosylase, producing MTPQPLDTAATEALLAFWRDAGVDACYLDAPVDRTVFVAPPAPQVMQKAAATVTALHGGMSGADAVAEARRVAAAATTMDEVGEAIAAFQGCPLRAMGARQAVFARGNPRGSVLLIGESPGETEDLRGEPFVGQPGQLLDRMLAAAGLADQAFMTNTVFWKPPGDRLPTPQEQAACAPFLERAFALMQPRAVLLVGAAAAKSVLNTEEGLMKIRGQWREWRLDDGTAAAPVMTTLHPAFLLRQPQAKRAAWADILSLAARLDTAQVEPKA from the coding sequence ATGACGCCCCAGCCCCTCGACACCGCCGCAACCGAAGCCCTGCTCGCCTTCTGGCGCGATGCGGGGGTGGACGCCTGCTATCTGGACGCGCCGGTCGATCGCACGGTTTTTGTCGCCCCGCCGGCGCCGCAGGTGATGCAGAAGGCCGCCGCCACGGTCACGGCCCTGCATGGAGGAATGTCAGGGGCCGACGCCGTGGCCGAGGCGCGCCGTGTCGCCGCCGCCGCCACGACCATGGATGAAGTGGGCGAGGCCATCGCCGCCTTCCAGGGCTGCCCGTTGCGGGCCATGGGGGCGCGTCAGGCGGTGTTCGCTCGCGGCAATCCCAGGGGCTCCGTCCTGCTGATCGGCGAATCGCCCGGCGAGACCGAGGACCTGCGCGGCGAGCCTTTCGTCGGTCAGCCCGGTCAGCTTCTGGACCGGATGCTGGCGGCTGCGGGTCTGGCCGATCAGGCCTTCATGACCAACACCGTCTTCTGGAAACCGCCCGGCGACCGCCTGCCGACGCCGCAGGAACAGGCCGCCTGCGCCCCCTTCCTGGAACGGGCCTTTGCTCTGATGCAGCCCAGGGCCGTGCTTCTGGTCGGGGCGGCGGCGGCGAAATCGGTGCTCAACACCGAGGAAGGCCTGATGAAAATTCGCGGTCAGTGGCGCGAATGGCGGCTTGATGACGGGACGGCTGCGGCCCCCGTCATGACCACCCTGCACCCGGCCTTCCTGCTGCGTCAGCCCCAGGCCAAGCGAGCCGCCTGGGCCGACATCCTGTCGCTGGCGGCGCGTCTGGATACGGCCCAGGTTGAGCCGAAGGCCTGA
- a CDS encoding lytic transglycosylase domain-containing protein, with protein MYLFHRATLAPLLVAAICATIAPAALAADNGAGDGGTSYVANDSDRTPTALSSSDRLSYTTAFDALRRGDLELARSSARQAQDRILLGQVEFERLFHPTHVATYDELAAWLETYSDLPMAQRVYTLAMRRIPDGAPEPKRPGNLLERTWASVTGAGSGGVTDPAKAARVALNNDDLAGAWRTGAEMGDWWSAGLAAWRMNEFSDAFRAFERVAQDPTEDPWVRAGAAFWTARAAARSGRQDRVTEYLRLCARWPATFYGQVALRQLGEEPVIENMGPRAYGAATMQRAAFTPEPTGVDARELNAFIRSDETARRTVALYEVGRRNEAEEAARTGMRSAGDDAARRLWAGLYRTVAPNRAAQSEASRIDATRYPMPELAPEGGFTIEKALVYAIARKETDFNATARSGAGAYGMMQVMPTTAAYMTGDQGYVRSPERLFVPATNLKLGQDYVNRLFQIESFQGDLLKAVASYNAGPGPMLAAVRKLGPDADPLLLIETIDVPQAREYVEKVVAAYWIYQRMLGAPLNTLDAVASGAKTVPIRLDYVAPPPVAPAPMQVAEAAPTAGTR; from the coding sequence ATGTACCTTTTCCACCGCGCGACCCTCGCGCCCCTGCTCGTTGCTGCGATCTGCGCCACGATTGCGCCTGCAGCCCTGGCCGCTGACAATGGAGCCGGTGACGGCGGAACATCCTATGTCGCGAACGACTCGGATCGAACGCCGACGGCGCTGAGCAGTTCCGATCGGCTCAGCTACACCACCGCCTTCGACGCCCTGCGGCGCGGCGATCTGGAGCTGGCGCGCAGTTCGGCGCGTCAGGCCCAGGACCGCATCCTGCTGGGTCAGGTCGAGTTCGAGCGCCTGTTCCACCCCACCCACGTCGCCACCTATGACGAACTGGCGGCCTGGCTGGAGACCTATTCCGACCTGCCGATGGCGCAGCGGGTCTATACCCTGGCCATGCGCCGCATTCCCGACGGCGCGCCCGAGCCGAAACGTCCCGGCAACCTGCTGGAACGCACCTGGGCCAGCGTGACCGGGGCCGGAAGCGGCGGCGTCACCGACCCGGCCAAGGCCGCGCGCGTCGCTCTGAACAACGACGATCTGGCGGGCGCCTGGCGCACCGGGGCCGAGATGGGCGACTGGTGGAGCGCCGGCCTGGCCGCCTGGCGCATGAACGAGTTCTCCGACGCCTTTCGCGCCTTCGAGCGCGTGGCTCAAGATCCGACGGAAGACCCTTGGGTCCGCGCCGGCGCCGCCTTCTGGACCGCCCGCGCCGCCGCCCGGTCGGGCCGCCAGGATCGCGTGACCGAATATCTGCGCCTGTGCGCGCGCTGGCCCGCCACCTTCTACGGCCAGGTCGCCCTGCGCCAGTTGGGCGAAGAGCCGGTCATCGAGAACATGGGCCCACGCGCCTATGGCGCGGCGACAATGCAGCGCGCCGCCTTCACGCCCGAGCCCACCGGCGTGGACGCCCGCGAACTGAACGCCTTCATCCGGTCCGACGAGACCGCGCGCCGCACGGTCGCCCTTTATGAGGTCGGTCGCCGCAACGAGGCCGAGGAAGCCGCCCGCACCGGAATGCGCTCGGCCGGCGACGACGCCGCACGGCGCCTGTGGGCCGGACTTTACCGCACCGTGGCCCCGAACCGCGCGGCCCAGTCCGAAGCCAGCCGCATCGACGCGACCCGCTATCCCATGCCGGAGCTGGCGCCCGAGGGCGGCTTCACCATCGAGAAGGCGCTGGTCTATGCGATCGCGCGCAAGGAAACCGACTTCAACGCCACCGCCCGTTCCGGGGCCGGGGCCTATGGCATGATGCAGGTCATGCCTACGACCGCCGCCTATATGACCGGGGATCAGGGCTATGTCCGCAGCCCCGAGCGTTTGTTCGTCCCCGCGACCAACCTGAAGCTGGGTCAGGACTATGTGAACCGCCTGTTCCAGATCGAGTCCTTCCAGGGCGATCTGCTGAAGGCCGTGGCCTCCTACAACGCCGGACCCGGGCCGATGTTGGCCGCAGTGCGGAAACTGGGACCGGACGCCGATCCCCTGCTGCTGATCGAGACCATCGACGTGCCACAGGCCCGCGAGTACGTGGAAAAGGTCGTGGCCGCCTACTGGATCTACCAGCGCATGCTGGGGGCGCCGCTGAACACGCTGGACGCCGTGGCGTCAGGCGCGAAAACCGTGCCGATCCGTCTGGATTACGTCGCGCCGCCGCCTGTCGCGCCTGCACCGATGCAGGTGGCCGAGGCCGCCCCGACCGCCGGGACCCGCTAG
- a CDS encoding glutathione S-transferase family protein: MELVIGDKLYSTWSLRPWLVLKRCGADFTETVIRLNRPDTAEQIALHSPAGRVPVLKVDGETIWDSLAISVWCAERYPEAGLWPADAHARWQARSVVCEMHSGFMALRNECAMAPDHSMVGPDRSPPPKGEDTAADIRRLVQIFREARARFGAGGDYLYGEWSIADAFFTPVAARVRHFQIDLAAHGDTDGAARAYVDALLAQPDFIAWGEGALANAA; the protein is encoded by the coding sequence ATGGAACTGGTGATCGGTGACAAGCTCTATTCCACCTGGTCGTTGCGGCCCTGGCTGGTGCTGAAGCGCTGCGGCGCGGACTTCACCGAGACGGTCATCCGTCTGAACCGCCCCGACACCGCCGAGCAGATCGCGCTTCATTCGCCCGCCGGGCGCGTCCCGGTGCTGAAGGTCGATGGCGAGACCATCTGGGACAGCCTGGCCATCTCGGTCTGGTGCGCCGAACGCTATCCCGAGGCTGGGCTGTGGCCCGCCGACGCCCATGCGCGCTGGCAGGCCCGGTCGGTGGTCTGCGAGATGCATTCCGGCTTCATGGCCCTGCGCAACGAGTGCGCCATGGCGCCGGACCATTCCATGGTGGGCCCCGACCGCAGCCCGCCGCCGAAGGGCGAGGATACGGCCGCCGACATCCGCCGTCTGGTGCAGATCTTCCGCGAGGCCCGCGCCCGCTTCGGCGCTGGCGGCGACTATCTGTACGGCGAGTGGTCGATCGCTGACGCCTTCTTCACCCCGGTCGCGGCGCGGGTGCGTCATTTCCAGATCGATCTGGCCGCGCACGGCGACACGGATGGCGCAGCCCGCGCCTATGTCGACGCCCTGCTGGCCCAGCCTGACTTCATCGCCTGGGGCGAGGGGGCTCTGGCTAACGCCGCTTAA
- a CDS encoding DMT family transporter — translation MAWIFLLLAGLFEIVWAFLMKASDGFSKPWQTIGTIVFMIISFGLLSISMKTLPLGTAYVIWTGIGAVGAFVVGIAVLGEPITPMRIGGAVLIISGLVVLKLSSSH, via the coding sequence ATGGCCTGGATTTTCCTTCTTCTCGCCGGTCTGTTCGAGATCGTCTGGGCCTTCCTGATGAAGGCGTCGGACGGGTTTTCGAAGCCGTGGCAGACGATAGGCACCATCGTCTTCATGATCATCAGCTTCGGCCTGCTGTCGATCTCGATGAAGACCCTGCCGCTGGGCACCGCCTATGTGATCTGGACCGGCATCGGCGCGGTCGGGGCCTTCGTGGTCGGCATCGCGGTTCTGGGCGAACCCATCACCCCCATGCGGATCGGCGGCGCGGTCCTGATCATCTCGGGCCTGGTTGTGCTGAAGCTCTCCTCCAGCCATTGA
- the purB gene encoding adenylosuccinate lyase, giving the protein MITRYTRPEAVAIWSQETKYKIWFEIEAHAATKMAELGVIPKESAEAIWAKGKDATFDADRIDEIERTTKHDVIAFLTHVSEIVGEEARFLHQGMTSSDVLDTCFAVQLARSTDLLLGGVDRVLAALEARAKEHKYTPTVGRSHGIHAEPVTFGLKLAGYHAEFQRAKRRLVTAREEIATCAISGAVGTFANVDPAVEQYVADQMGLAVEPVSTQVIPRDRHAAYFAALGVVASSIERLAVEIRHLQRTEVLEAEEFFDKGQKGSSAMPHKRNPILTENLTGLARLVRSAVTPAMENVALWHERDISHSSVERGIGPDATVHLDFALHRLAGVVERLNVYPENMQKNIDRLGGLVHSQRVMLALTQAGVSREDAYAAVQENAMKVWRGEGAFLDFLKADARVTLPHDQLEALFDLGYHTKNVDVVFKRVFGEA; this is encoded by the coding sequence ATGATCACGCGCTATACCCGCCCCGAAGCCGTCGCCATCTGGTCGCAAGAGACCAAGTACAAGATCTGGTTCGAGATCGAGGCCCACGCCGCCACCAAGATGGCGGAACTGGGCGTGATCCCCAAGGAATCAGCCGAGGCCATCTGGGCCAAGGGCAAGGACGCGACCTTCGATGCGGACCGCATCGACGAGATCGAACGCACCACCAAGCACGACGTCATCGCCTTCCTGACCCATGTGTCGGAAATCGTCGGCGAGGAAGCCCGTTTCCTGCACCAGGGCATGACCTCCTCGGACGTGCTGGACACCTGTTTCGCGGTGCAGCTGGCGCGCTCGACCGACCTGCTGCTGGGCGGCGTCGATCGCGTCCTGGCCGCGCTGGAAGCCCGCGCCAAGGAGCACAAATACACCCCGACCGTGGGTCGTTCGCACGGCATCCACGCCGAGCCGGTGACCTTCGGCCTGAAGCTGGCCGGCTATCACGCCGAGTTCCAGCGCGCCAAGCGCCGCTTGGTCACCGCCCGTGAAGAGATCGCCACCTGCGCCATCTCGGGCGCCGTCGGCACCTTCGCCAATGTCGATCCGGCGGTTGAGCAATATGTCGCCGACCAGATGGGCCTGGCCGTCGAGCCCGTCTCGACCCAGGTCATCCCACGCGACCGTCACGCCGCCTATTTCGCCGCCTTGGGCGTCGTCGCCTCGTCGATCGAGCGCCTGGCCGTGGAAATCCGCCACCTGCAGCGCACCGAAGTCCTCGAAGCCGAGGAGTTCTTCGACAAGGGTCAGAAGGGCTCGTCGGCCATGCCGCACAAGCGCAACCCGATCCTGACCGAGAACCTGACCGGCCTGGCCCGTCTGGTCCGCTCGGCCGTGACCCCGGCGATGGAGAACGTCGCCCTGTGGCACGAGCGCGACATCAGCCACTCCTCGGTCGAGCGCGGCATCGGCCCCGACGCCACGGTCCACCTCGACTTCGCCCTGCACCGTCTGGCGGGCGTGGTCGAGCGCCTGAACGTTTACCCTGAGAACATGCAGAAGAACATCGACCGCCTGGGCGGTCTGGTGCACTCGCAACGGGTCATGCTGGCCCTGACCCAGGCCGGCGTGTCGCGTGAAGACGCCTATGCGGCGGTTCAGGAGAACGCCATGAAGGTCTGGCGCGGCGAAGGCGCCTTCCTCGACTTCCTCAAGGCCGACGCCCGCGTCACCCTGCCCCACGACCAGCTCGAGGCCCTGTTCGACCTCGGCTACCACACCAAGAACGTCGACGTGGTGTTCAAACGGGTCTTCGGCGAGGCATGA
- a CDS encoding DNA-deoxyinosine glycosylase, translated as MNARSVGFEPVVDNHTRVLILGSLPGDASLKAAQYYAHPRNSFWPLMGGLLGEALPALSYDARLNRLKARGVGLWDVIASAERAGSLDGAIRSPEAADLRGLANSLPDLRAVAFNGGLAARLGRRILTNLQGVALIDLPSSSPAHARPLAEKRRAWAVLAPFLS; from the coding sequence ATGAACGCCCGCAGCGTCGGCTTCGAGCCTGTTGTCGACAACCACACCCGCGTCCTGATCCTGGGCAGCCTGCCTGGCGACGCCTCGCTGAAGGCGGCCCAGTATTACGCCCACCCGCGCAACAGCTTCTGGCCGCTGATGGGTGGTCTGCTGGGCGAGGCCCTGCCCGCACTTTCTTATGACGCCCGACTGAATCGGCTGAAGGCGCGTGGCGTCGGCCTATGGGACGTGATCGCCTCAGCCGAACGCGCCGGCAGCCTGGACGGCGCCATTCGCTCGCCCGAAGCCGCCGACCTGCGCGGCCTAGCCAACAGCCTGCCCGACCTTCGCGCCGTGGCCTTCAACGGCGGGCTGGCGGCCAGGCTGGGGCGTCGCATCCTGACCAATCTGCAGGGTGTCGCCCTGATCGACCTGCCCTCCTCCAGTCCAGCCCACGCCCGGCCCCTGGCGGAGAAGCGCCGTGCCTGGGCGGTGCTGGCGCCCTTCCTGAGCTGA
- a CDS encoding fasciclin domain-containing protein, producing MKMIRTASLATVSAAALLALAACGNNEAKVEKAPTEAMPADSAAMAPASTEPMVGGVAMNPSDNIVVNASKAPNLTTLVAAVQAAGLATTLQGAGPFTVFAPDNAAFEKIPAATREGLMQPAQKAALTKILTYHVVPGRLTAADIAAEAQKGGGAAILTTVQGEKLTVRDAGGGKWTITDAKGGTSTITQADVGQSNGVVHVIDTVLMPK from the coding sequence ATGAAGATGATCCGAACCGCCAGCCTCGCCACCGTATCCGCCGCCGCCCTGCTGGCGCTGGCCGCCTGCGGCAACAACGAAGCCAAGGTCGAGAAGGCCCCGACCGAGGCCATGCCCGCGGATTCCGCCGCGATGGCTCCGGCTTCCACCGAGCCCATGGTCGGCGGCGTGGCCATGAACCCGAGCGACAATATCGTCGTCAACGCCTCCAAGGCGCCGAACCTGACCACCCTGGTCGCCGCCGTTCAGGCCGCCGGTCTGGCTACGACCCTGCAGGGCGCCGGCCCCTTCACCGTCTTCGCCCCCGACAACGCCGCCTTCGAAAAGATTCCCGCCGCCACGCGCGAGGGCCTGATGCAACCGGCCCAGAAGGCGGCCCTGACCAAGATTCTGACTTATCACGTCGTGCCCGGCCGCCTGACCGCCGCCGACATCGCCGCCGAGGCCCAGAAAGGCGGCGGCGCCGCGATCTTGACCACGGTTCAGGGAGAGAAGCTGACGGTCAGGGACGCCGGCGGCGGCAAGTGGACCATCACCGACGCCAAGGGCGGAACCTCGACCATCACCCAGGCCGACGTCGGCCAATCGAACGGCGTCGTCCATGTCATCGACACCGTGCTGATGCCGAAATAG
- a CDS encoding DUF1476 domain-containing protein — protein MTTFDDREKGYETKFALDQEQEFKAIARRNKMLGLWAAEKMELSADSAEQYAAAVVRADFEQPGEEDVFRKIAGDFKASGLTVSEGELRSKMDELASIAREQIRAGE, from the coding sequence ATGACGACCTTCGACGATCGGGAAAAGGGCTACGAGACCAAGTTCGCCCTCGATCAGGAACAAGAGTTCAAGGCCATCGCGCGTCGCAACAAGATGCTGGGCCTCTGGGCGGCCGAGAAGATGGAGCTGTCGGCTGACAGCGCCGAGCAATACGCCGCCGCCGTGGTCCGCGCCGACTTTGAACAGCCGGGCGAAGAAGACGTCTTCCGCAAGATCGCCGGCGACTTCAAGGCTTCGGGCCTGACGGTTTCGGAAGGTGAACTGCGCTCCAAGATGGACGAACTGGCCTCGATCGCCCGCGAACAGATTCGCGCCGGCGAGTAG
- the purC gene encoding phosphoribosylaminoimidazolesuccinocarboxamide synthase: MNTKRKKLYEGKAKILYEGPEPGTLIQYFKDDATAFNAQKKATLEGKGVINNRISEFIMSRLNGIGVTNHFIKRLNLREQLIREVEIIPLEVVCRNIVAGSLATRLGQEEGTPLPRSIIEFYYKKDELNDPMVTEEHITAFNWATTQELDDILAMTVRVNDYLCGMFGAVGITLVDFKIEFGRVWENDFARVILADEISPDSCRLWDSTTGEKLDKDRFRRDLGDVIESYTEVARRLGIMKDMPTVIQGGLH; this comes from the coding sequence ATGAACACCAAGCGCAAGAAGCTCTACGAGGGCAAGGCCAAGATCCTTTACGAGGGTCCCGAGCCCGGCACGCTGATCCAGTATTTCAAGGACGACGCGACCGCCTTCAATGCGCAGAAGAAGGCGACCCTGGAAGGCAAGGGCGTCATCAACAACCGCATCAGCGAGTTCATCATGTCGCGCCTGAACGGCATCGGCGTGACCAACCACTTCATCAAGCGCCTGAACCTGCGCGAGCAGTTGATCCGTGAAGTCGAGATCATTCCGCTGGAAGTCGTCTGCCGCAACATCGTCGCAGGCAGCCTGGCCACCCGCCTGGGTCAGGAAGAAGGCACGCCCCTGCCCCGTTCGATCATCGAATTCTACTACAAGAAGGATGAGCTGAACGACCCGATGGTGACGGAAGAGCACATCACGGCCTTCAACTGGGCCACCACGCAGGAACTGGACGACATCCTGGCCATGACGGTGCGGGTGAACGACTACCTGTGCGGCATGTTCGGCGCCGTCGGCATCACCCTGGTGGACTTCAAGATCGAGTTCGGCCGCGTGTGGGAGAACGACTTCGCCCGCGTCATCCTGGCCGACGAGATCAGCCCCGACAGCTGCCGCCTGTGGGATTCGACCACCGGCGAAAAGCTGGACAAGGACCGCTTCCGTCGCGACCTGGGCGACGTCATCGAAAGCTACACCGAGGTGGCCCGCCGCCTCGGCATCATGAAGGACATGCCGACCGTGATCCAAGGGGGACTGCACTAA
- the purS gene encoding phosphoribosylformylglycinamidine synthase subunit PurS has translation MAKVKVHVFLKPGVLDVQGKAVEGALQGLGWAGVANARVGKLIEFDLDDSVSDKEAEVKRMCDTLLANTVIESYRIEVA, from the coding sequence ATGGCCAAGGTTAAGGTTCACGTCTTCCTGAAGCCCGGCGTCCTGGACGTTCAGGGCAAGGCCGTCGAAGGCGCCCTGCAGGGCCTGGGCTGGGCCGGCGTCGCCAACGCCCGCGTCGGCAAGCTGATCGAGTTCGACCTCGACGACAGCGTGTCCGACAAGGAAGCCGAGGTGAAGCGCATGTGCGACACCCTGCTGGCCAACACGGTCATCGAAAGCTACCGGATCGAAGTCGCCTGA
- a CDS encoding SAM-dependent methyltransferase yields MLQALLDQTFLTRAIRVRLPDGRELTAGPGTPELTAEITNMKAALAIAANPDLALGEAFMDGTFRVEGGDIYDFLQLTTSQLAIRPRAGRLTLLQRLRRGAEQANDRLHARSNVHHHYDLTVDFYRLFLDEDLQYSCAFFETPNATLDQAQVAKKRRLIDKLLLTPGQSALDIGCGWGGLGLSMAERGARVTGVTLSTEQHRTANERAVARGLSDRAEFRLQDYRDLNQTFDRIISVGMFEHVGTPNYQEYFDGVARLLADDGVAVIHSIGRKTPPSRTQPFIRKYIFPGGYIPALSEVLPAIERSGLWVTDMEVLRLHYAETLRHWRERFLARRDEALALYDERFCRMWEFYLAASEVAFRELGHMVFQLQLTKKQTAVPLSRDYLCE; encoded by the coding sequence ATGCTGCAAGCCCTTCTCGACCAGACCTTTCTGACGCGGGCCATTCGGGTGCGCCTGCCGGACGGTCGCGAGCTGACGGCGGGGCCGGGAACCCCGGAGCTGACGGCCGAGATCACGAACATGAAGGCGGCCTTGGCCATCGCCGCCAATCCCGATCTGGCCCTGGGCGAGGCCTTCATGGACGGGACCTTCCGGGTCGAGGGCGGCGACATCTACGACTTCCTGCAACTGACGACGTCGCAACTGGCGATCCGCCCGCGCGCAGGACGACTGACCTTGTTGCAACGGCTTCGGCGGGGTGCGGAGCAGGCCAACGACCGGTTGCACGCCCGCAGCAACGTCCACCATCACTATGACCTGACGGTCGACTTCTATCGGCTGTTTCTGGACGAGGACCTGCAGTATTCCTGCGCCTTCTTCGAGACGCCCAACGCCACCCTGGATCAGGCGCAGGTCGCCAAGAAGCGGCGCCTGATCGACAAGCTGCTGCTGACGCCGGGCCAGAGCGCGCTGGACATCGGCTGCGGCTGGGGCGGGCTGGGCCTGTCGATGGCCGAGCGCGGGGCGCGCGTCACCGGCGTCACCCTATCGACCGAACAGCATCGCACCGCCAATGAACGGGCGGTTGCGCGCGGCCTGTCCGACCGGGCCGAGTTTCGGCTGCAGGACTATCGCGACCTGAACCAGACCTTCGACCGCATCATCTCGGTCGGCATGTTCGAGCATGTCGGGACCCCCAATTATCAGGAGTATTTCGATGGGGTGGCGCGGCTGCTGGCGGACGACGGGGTGGCGGTGATCCATTCCATCGGCCGCAAGACACCGCCCAGCCGCACCCAGCCCTTCATCCGCAAGTACATCTTCCCCGGCGGCTATATTCCGGCCCTGTCCGAGGTCTTGCCCGCCATCGAGCGATCGGGTCTGTGGGTCACGGATATGGAGGTGCTGCGCCTGCACTACGCCGAGACCTTGCGGCATTGGCGCGAGCGGTTCCTGGCCCGGCGCGACGAGGCCCTGGCCCTGTACGACGAACGTTTCTGCCGGATGTGGGAGTTCTATCTCGCCGCCAGCGAGGTCGCCTTCCGCGAACTGGGCCACATGGTCTTCCAGTTGCAGTTGACGAAGAAGCAGACGGCGGTCCCGTTAAGCCGGGATTATCTGTGCGAGTGA
- a CDS encoding YbhB/YbcL family Raf kinase inhibitor-like protein — protein sequence MTFTLTSADIRDGGVLPDAQVKALGDTSPQLSWSGAPEGTKSFAVTCFDPDAPTGSGFWHWTVANIPAKVTELATGAGAVGGANLPRGAVQGRTDYGEAGFGGAAPPPGHGPHRYIFTVFAVDVDHLPVGADNSGAIFGFNLHFHTLAKASITATYENLGG from the coding sequence ATGACCTTCACCCTGACCTCCGCCGATATCCGCGACGGCGGCGTCCTGCCTGACGCCCAGGTGAAGGCCCTTGGCGACACCTCGCCCCAACTGTCGTGGTCCGGCGCGCCGGAGGGCACGAAGAGCTTCGCCGTCACGTGTTTCGACCCTGACGCCCCGACCGGGTCCGGCTTCTGGCACTGGACAGTGGCCAATATCCCCGCCAAGGTGACTGAACTGGCGACGGGCGCAGGCGCCGTCGGCGGCGCCAATCTGCCCAGAGGCGCGGTTCAGGGCCGCACCGACTATGGCGAGGCCGGTTTCGGCGGCGCCGCTCCGCCCCCCGGCCACGGCCCGCACCGTTACATCTTCACCGTCTTCGCCGTGGACGTGGACCATCTGCCGGTGGGCGCCGACAACTCGGGCGCCATCTTCGGCTTCAACCTGCATTTCCATACGCTGGCGAAGGCCTCGATCACCGCCACCTACGAGAACCTCGGCGGGTGA
- a CDS encoding MFS transporter yields the protein MAPTDTAVCIDDRACAPSPAMETVAAPGKVALVLLALAMGGFAIGVTEFAAMSVLPDFAAGLGVDEPTAGHVISAYAAGVVVGAPILAVLGARLPRWLLLIGFMALFAVGNALSALAPTYEWMLAFRFLSGIPHGAYFGVAALVAASLVPLRLRTRAVSTILLGLTVATVIGVPIATAVSHSFGWRWTFAIVSVLAVVTMALVALFAPRDPAHADASPLRELGALKRGQVWLTLGVGAIGFGGMFAVYAYLASTLTAVTGVGPEVLPWVFAMFGLGMMSGNLLGAWAADRYGMKAAGGLLLWSAAALALYPFAAPHLWAMLIVVFLIGGGGGLGSILQTRLMDVAGDAQTLAAALNHSAFNTANAIGPLLGGMAVAAGWGWTSTGWVGVALSLGGFAVWVVAWLTGRKTGQSHA from the coding sequence ATGGCCCCCACTGACACCGCCGTCTGTATCGACGACCGCGCCTGCGCGCCGTCGCCCGCGATGGAGACGGTCGCCGCCCCCGGCAAGGTGGCGTTGGTCCTGCTGGCCCTGGCCATGGGCGGGTTCGCCATCGGGGTCACCGAGTTCGCGGCCATGAGCGTCCTGCCCGACTTCGCGGCGGGCCTTGGTGTCGATGAACCCACCGCCGGTCACGTCATCAGCGCCTATGCCGCCGGCGTCGTGGTGGGCGCGCCGATCCTGGCCGTGCTGGGCGCGCGCCTGCCGCGCTGGCTGTTGCTGATCGGTTTCATGGCCCTGTTCGCGGTCGGCAATGCGCTCAGCGCCCTCGCCCCGACCTATGAGTGGATGCTGGCCTTCCGCTTCCTCAGCGGTATTCCGCACGGGGCCTATTTCGGCGTGGCGGCCCTGGTGGCGGCGTCTCTGGTGCCGCTCAGGCTCAGGACGCGCGCCGTCTCGACCATTCTTCTGGGCCTGACCGTGGCCACCGTCATCGGCGTGCCGATCGCCACCGCCGTCAGCCACAGTTTCGGCTGGCGCTGGACCTTCGCCATCGTCAGCGTCCTGGCCGTCGTCACCATGGCCCTGGTGGCCCTGTTCGCGCCGCGCGATCCGGCCCATGCCGACGCCAGTCCCCTGCGGGAACTGGGCGCCCTGAAGCGCGGGCAGGTCTGGCTGACGCTGGGGGTCGGGGCCATCGGCTTTGGCGGGATGTTCGCGGTCTACGCCTATCTGGCCTCGACCCTGACCGCCGTGACCGGCGTGGGGCCTGAGGTCCTGCCCTGGGTCTTCGCCATGTTCGGCCTGGGCATGATGAGCGGCAACCTGCTGGGCGCCTGGGCCGCCGACCGGTACGGCATGAAGGCGGCGGGCGGCTTGCTGCTGTGGAGCGCGGCGGCGCTGGCGCTCTATCCGTTCGCGGCCCCGCACCTGTGGGCCATGCTGATCGTGGTCTTCCTGATCGGCGGCGGGGGCGGGCTGGGCTCGATCCTGCAGACTCGCCTGATGGACGTGGCCGGCGACGCCCAGACCTTGGCCGCCGCCTTGAACCACTCAGCCTTCAACACCGCCAACGCCATCGGCCCCCTGCTGGGCGGCATGGCCGTGGCGGCGGGCTGGGGCTGGACCTCGACCGGCTGGGTCGGCGTGGCCCTGTCGCTGGGCGGTTTCGCGGTCTGGGTGGTCGCCTGGCTGACCGGCCGCAAGACAGGACAAAGCCACGCCTGA